The Campylobacter concisus sequence TCTCTGGCATGTGTAAGCTTGAAATAGACGAAAATGATATTTTTTCAAACTCGAGCAGTGATCTAAATTTAGCAAAAGAGATCGCATCAAAGATGGTTTATGAATACGGCATGGGAAGTTCATTTGTCCCTAATCCAAATGATGTAGAAGAAATTTTAAAACAAGCAAAAGAAGAGATAATGTCCTTTTTAAAGGGTACAAACGAGCAGATCGCAAAGATCAGCTCATATCTGCTAGCGTACGAGAGTGTAGACAAAGAGACGCTGGCAAAAATTTTAAACGAAAACTATTAAAGGAGAAAAAGTGAAAGCAAAAATAGGCATATTAACCCTTTCTGACCGTGCAAGCGAAGGCACATACGAGGACAAATCAGGCCCAGCGATCAAAGAGGTGCTTGACAGCTGGATAGTGAGCGAGCGTGAGTACTTTTACGAGGTTATACCAGATGAGTTTGAGCTGATAAAAGAGAGGCTTATGCACATGGTGGACGTGCTTGGCTGCGATCTTGTGCTAACTACCGGTGGTACAGGACCGGCAGTGAGAGACGTTACGCCAGAGGCTACTGAGGCGGTTTGCGAGAAGATGATGCCAGGCTTTGGCGAGCTAATGAGAGCTGCAAGCCTGCAATACGTCCCAACAGCGATCCTGTCACGCCAAACAGCAGGCATCAGAGGCCATGCGCTCATCATAAATTTACCAGGTCAGCCAAAGGCTATAAAAGAGTGCTTGGAGCCGGTATTTCCATCAGTTCCGTACTGCATTGACTTGATAGAGGGAGCATTTATTGAAACTGACGAAAATGTCATGAAAGTATTTCGTCCAAAACAAAAGAAAATCTCGTAAATGGGTTTGACAGATAGCCTAAATTTAAAAGCCACTGCCTTTGCAAATAGGTGGCGACTTGTTATTAAAATTTGGCTTGTTTTTTCTTTTTTATCCTATGCGCTGGCCTACTATCTTGGGTTAGAGGTTTTTGGCTTTATCTCTGCCATTTCTATCTTTGGCTGTGTTTGCCTGCTAGCCTTTAGCTCACTTCTTTGGTTTATCGCTAGCCTTGTATTTTTGCAACCTTTGGTATTTTTACTACTTGAAAAATTTGATGAAAGCATTACTGTTTATGCTTTAGCCTGCTCAATTTGGCTGCTTGGCTGGATCACTTTGTCGCTTGTGGTCGATGATAAATTTGCAAGACTGGGAAATGACATCTTGCTAA is a genomic window containing:
- the mog gene encoding molybdopterin adenylyltransferase — encoded protein: MKAKIGILTLSDRASEGTYEDKSGPAIKEVLDSWIVSEREYFYEVIPDEFELIKERLMHMVDVLGCDLVLTTGGTGPAVRDVTPEATEAVCEKMMPGFGELMRAASLQYVPTAILSRQTAGIRGHALIINLPGQPKAIKECLEPVFPSVPYCIDLIEGAFIETDENVMKVFRPKQKKIS
- a CDS encoding nitrogen fixation protein NifR gives rise to the protein MGLTDSLNLKATAFANRWRLVIKIWLVFSFLSYALAYYLGLEVFGFISAISIFGCVCLLAFSSLLWFIASLVFLQPLVFLLLEKFDESITVYALACSIWLLGWITLSLVVDDKFARLGNDILLKISRIVLVGEFALLYFFNYNSSLDIETLIKSNLTKSLLLVLNSYMLPSLVTLLIFDIKTYIASKNE